In Roseicyclus marinus, the genomic window TCACGGGGGTGGGCACCTATGTCTTTGTCGCCGATCCGGGCGGGCCGTTCCGGCAGGTCTATGCGACGACGGGGGTGAGCCTGTGGCTGGACCTGGCGCAGCTGTCGGAGGGGTTTCCCGATATCTGGGTGCAGCAATACCGGGGGGTGGCGCAGCCCTATGGACTCTGGCGGCATCTGGGCGGGCGCTACCAGCATCAGCGCAACGTGCCTGCTGGGTGAGGGGCGGAAAACGCGCGTTTTCCGTCTGGAAAAACTGCAGTTTTTCCAAGCGTTTTCCGCGAGGAAAACGCGCCCCTCAGGCGCGGAACAGCACCTGTCCGCGCGGCAGGCGGTCGGGTTGGCGGGTCAGGGACAGGCCAGCGGCATCGGCCATGGCGTGAAGCGCGGCTTGCGTCATGTGCCATGGCGGGCGGTCGGGGTGGGTGACGACGCCATCGGGTTGGCGCAGGGCGGCGCCGTCCTGCCCCTCGGGGGCGAGAAAGACGGTGAACAGAAAAACGCGGGGGGCAGGCCAGCGGCGCGCGATCTGTGCCAGCGCATGGGCTGTCTGGCCCGGCGGCAGATGGGTGAAGAGGCCAAAGGCCATCAGGTAATCCACGTGATCGGGCAGGTCGGGAAAGGAGAAATCGGCATCCTCGACCAGATGATCCTCGGGCAATCTGCCCGGATCGGGCAGTTCGACGGCGCGGCCCCTGAGCATCAGGGCGCGGCTGGCATCGGTGGCCCAATACTGGCCGGGGGCGAGGTACAGCACCGCCTTGCAGCCCAGCCGCAGGGAGCCCGCGCCGATGTCGAGGAGGCGGTGGTGGGTCTCCATCCCATGGGCGCGCAGAAGCGCCAGTTGCAGGCGGCCGATTTCTTCCCACCGGCCGCCGACGATATCGCGGTGGCGACCGTCACTGAGCGCGCGGTCGTAGAAACCGGGGACGAGATATGGCGAAGGGGGACGGGTCATCGGATCTGTCAGATAGATCCGGCGAGCGTCACGGCGCGCGAAAACTTGCGCTCCTTCAGGATGAAATGGTCCCCGACCTTTTTCATGTGATCTTGCATGAAGCGGGGGGCCTCTGCCGTGATGTCCGGCGCGCCTTCGACGCGGCCCTTGGGGTTGAGCAAGCTGTTCAAGGCGAATTTGTCCGGACTTGTCCGCCAATGCGCCCCTTGTTCGGGTGTCTGGGTGCTCGCATAGACGACATGGTTGCGACGTTCCTGCCGGAGAAGTGCCGTATCGCGGTCGACGAAACGCAGATGCATCGTGGCCAGATGGGGAACAACCGGGACATCGCGCCCTTTCAAGGTGTGCAATCCCGGCGTGAATTCCCCGGCCATGCCTTTCCAGATTATGGGTTTGGTCGACCCCCCGTGCAAGAAGCCCCAGCTGCGCTGTCCGGCCAGGGGTTCGGTGGGGTCGAAGGGTTTCTCGGTCGACCATTCATGCACGGGCAAGACGCCGATCGGGGAGACAAAGGGCGATGGGGCCGCTGCCAGCAGGTCGTCGAGCGGAACGGAGCGGGCCTCGCCGATGGGGGTGACGATTTCGTCCACGTCTGACGCGATCACCGTGGCGTGACGTTCCAGAAGTCCGGCGGCGATGGAGGAGAGCAGGCTGGCCTTGTATCTGTCGGAGAACGGCCCGGCAGGCAGGCGCAGCAGGCTGCAAAGGGGATCG contains:
- a CDS encoding class I SAM-dependent methyltransferase; protein product: MTRPPSPYLVPGFYDRALSDGRHRDIVGGRWEEIGRLQLALLRAHGMETHHRLLDIGAGSLRLGCKAVLYLAPGQYWATDASRALMLRGRAVELPDPGRLPEDHLVEDADFSFPDLPDHVDYLMAFGLFTHLPPGQTAHALAQIARRWPAPRVFLFTVFLAPEGQDGAALRQPDGVVTHPDRPPWHMTQAALHAMADAAGLSLTRQPDRLPRGQVLFRA